From one Chanodichthys erythropterus isolate Z2021 chromosome 3, ASM2448905v1, whole genome shotgun sequence genomic stretch:
- the pde6ga gene encoding phosphodiesterase 6G, cGMP-specific, rod, gamma, paralog a: protein MEVSKPKASSKGATRATAPGTSSQPKFKQRSTRQFKSKPPKKGVIGFGEEIPGMEGLGTDFNVICPWEAYSHLELHELAQYGII from the exons ATGGAGGTCTCAAAGCCTAAAGCGAGCAGCAAGGGTGCGACACGTGCCACGGCGCCCGGCACCAGTAGCCAGCCCAAGTTCAAACAGAGGTCAACGCGGCAGTTCAAGAGCAAACCCCCCAAAAAGGGTGTCATTGG ATTTGGTGAAGAAATTCCTGGAATGGAAGGGTTGGGAACTG ACTTTAACGTGATCTGCCCGTGGGAGGCATACAGTCACCTGGAGTTACACGAGCTGGCCCAGTACGGCATTATATGA
- the tspan10 gene encoding tetraspanin-10, translating to MGWFPSFGRFLSFWERRNQFRNEENKPLIPKGDVKTSEGTSAVSYLGTHDSSGSQTSSSLSSHERSTRASSWNVFTSRVPNPSSWSDYILKYLLITSNLLFTVLGLVTLVVGLWGLINKESFAQEKIGGIGTDPMLLFTFLGLVLALLSLTGCVGALRENMCLLRTFSAAVLLLVVVQVLAAVIVYSLQGQIVEYLRSGMLAAMVRYQDDLDLRFITDEIQTGLQCCGADTYRDWEINVYFNCSAPGIQACGVPSSCCVDPLENGTVWNTQCGVGAQKLDEFSAQSVIFLGGCLGSISRWIEHNGGVIVTVVIILLGVQILTLFITTHLIQKIRWNRAQHDAYLQSLQ from the exons ATGGGGTGGTTTCCGTCTTTTGGGAGATTTTTATCTTTCTGGGAGCGGAGGAATCAATTTCGGAATGAAGAGAACAAACCTCTAATACCAAAG GGAGATGTAAAAACATCAGAAGGTACCTCAGCTGTCTCGTATCTGGGAACGCACGACAGTTCAGGAAGTCAGACCAGCTCGAGTTTATCCAGCCATGAAAGGTCAACCAGAGCTTCATCTTGGAATGTCTTCACTTCCCGTGTTCCCAATCCATCCAGTTGGAGCGACTATATTCTGAAGTATCTCCTCATCACGAGCAACCTGCTCTTCACTGTTCTGGGTCTGGTCACACTAGTAGTAGGCCTGTGGGGCCTGATCAATAAAGAGTCCTTCGCTCAGGAGAAGATCGGCGGTATCGGCACGGACCCCATGCTGCTCTTCACATTTCTTGGTTTGGTTCTCGCCCTGCTGAGCCTGACGGGATGTGTGGGGGCGCTGCGGGAGAACATGTGCCTTCTTCGGACCTTCTCGGCCGCCGTGCTGCTCCTGGTGGTGGTGCAGGTTCTGGCGGCGGTCATAGTTTACAGCCTGCAAGGCCAGATTGTGGAGTACTTGCGCTCGGGCATGCTGGCTGCCATGGTGCGGTACCAGGATGACCTAGACCTGAGGTTCATCACTGATGAGATCCAGACGGGCCTGCAGTGCTGCGGGGCAGATACTTACAGAGACTGGGAAATCAATGT GTATTTCAACTGTTCGGCTCCAGGGATCCAGGCTTGCGGAGTGCCCTCTTCATGCTGTGTAGATCCCCTAGAGAACGGGACGGTGTGGAACACCCAGTGTGGAGTGGGCGCCCAAAAGCTGGATGAGTTCTCCGCTCAGAGCGTGATCTTCCTGGGTGGCTGTTTGGGAAGCATCTCCCGCTGGATTGAGCACAACGGTGGAGTGATTGTCACAGTAGTCATAATTCTGCTGGGGGTGCAGATTCTCACTCTGTTCATAACGACACATCTGATACAGAAGATACGGTGGAACAGAGCTCAGCATGATGCATACTTACAATCACTGCAATAA